AATTTGTTTTACGCCATTTGGGAGCAATAAAAAAACCTATAAGGATACCTGCAATAGCCATAGTCCATTGAATACTTACAGCTACCCAACCACTTTTGTACGCTATAGAACCCCAAACAACAAAGGTTCCTGCCGAGAAAAAACTCATGAATAAAGACAACCCACTCATCCACCAAGGCAAGGCGCCTCCAGCAGCAAAATAGGATTTCATGTTTTTTCCTGTTTTAGAAAAAGCCAAACCGCAAACAAAAATGAGTGCAGAAAAAATCAGAATCACCCAAATATCAATGTTTTTCATATAAGTAAATTTGTTTTTTAGTGGTCATTGATAAAATCGCTTTTTAACCAATTTTATTTGCATATGCAAAGCTTTCTTAAAAGGCGATTTCATAACCTTTTTTTAATTTTTATTAAAAGTAAGAATTGAATAAATGGAATTAAATTATATTTTTTACAAACCCTACCGAGAACGTTACCGAAGCTTGTTAAATCTTTCGAGAACGTTACCGAAAATTATTGTACTTTTATAACCTATTAATCATTTTCATTTGTAAAATAATCTTTTCAAGTTGTTTAATTCGCATGAAATATATTACCATCAAAGACATTGCTAAACAATTGAACACTTCAGTTTCTACGGTTTCAAGAGCCTTCAACGACAAGGCTGATATCAATCCTGAAACCAAAGCATTGGTTTTAAAAACGGCCAAAGCATTAGGATATCGTCCTAATCCTATTGCTAAAAAGTTAATGCAACAGCGTTCTTTTACTATTGGTATTATTGTACCTGAGTTTATCAATGCATTTTTTCCTGAGGTCATCATAGGGGTTCAAGAAATTTTGTTTGAAAATGGATATCAAGTGCTAATTGCTCAGTCTAGCGAATGTTTTGAAACTGAATTAAAAAATATCAAAACCTTAGAAGATAGCATGGTTGATGGCTTGATTGTTTCATTATCAAGTGAAAGCAATAATACCGATTATTATCAAAATTTAATTGCGTCGGGCTTTCCAATCGTGCTTTTCAATAGGGTAAACAATCAACTCAATTGTTCTAAAGTTGTTTTTAACGATTACAAATGGGCCTTTTTTGCCACCGAGCATTTGATTAATCAAGGTTGCAAGAATATTGTACATCTCAAAGGTAGGGATGGCGTTTCATTGACAAATGAGCGTCTAAGAGGGTTTTTAGACGCTCACCAAAAATACCAATTGAGCTATAATAAAAATCAAATTGTAGCTACGGGATTCACATTAGCCGATGGTCAAAAAGCGGCGCAAAATATAATAGACTCAGGAAATATTCCTGACGCTATCTTTGGAGCAAATGATCCGGTAACTATTGGAGCCATGCAAGTTTTTAAGAAAAATGGATTTTCTATACCAAATGACATTGCTTTTGTTGGTTTTACCGATTCACAAATGGCAACTATAATTGAGCCTCCACTGACTTCTGTTTCGCAACCTGCAAGGGAAATTGGTGAAGAAGCTGCTAAAATACTTATTGAACAAATTGAAACAAAGAAAGGTTTCCAGCCTAAAAGCATTACCTTAAATGGGCAATTAAATATACGTGCTTCTTCTCTAAAAATCACTTCATTGAAGTGACGAAAGTCATTTTATAAATTTTAGCAATGTGATAAATTATTAGCTATTAAATATTTTGCATGAAGAAGCTGGAGCTATTCTTGATCCAATTGTTTTTAACATTATTTCTGCAATTATTTCTTTCATAAAAACAACAACTTGCCTATACCGTCAAATCTTCAGTACTTCATCACTATTGCGACAACTAATTTTTTTAATCTTATTATATTACATTAAAAGTATAGGTGTTTAGAATACTATTGATTTTAAATAAAGACTTATTATAAGCTACTAACTCTAAAGATATAAAATTCCTCTATGGCAAGGTAACCAGTAGCAATCCAGTTTTACACTGAAAACCTTTAATTCATTTTGTACAAATTATTCCTATTGTTCAGTTTATATCTAGTCCCCTAAACATTGACCTACACTTTGAAAAAGTAAATTGCGGGACCAAAAAAAGATTATAATTATTTAAACAAAGAATAATGAAACTAAAATTAATTGTACTGCTTACTTTATGTATGTCTCCGTTTTTATACAGTCAAGATTGGAATGGCATTCCCGTTCCTGCAAATGCTGGAACAGGAAAAATTTGGAAAATTCAGCCACAGTCTGATGATTTTAATTACACCTATGAAGCGTCCACTAATCAAGCAACGATTGGCGGAAAGTGGACTAACTTTTATCACAACACTTGGGATGGTCCAGGGCCTACAAAATGGAGGTATGAGAATACTACCGTTAGCGGAGGAAATCTGCATGTTTTTGCAACTAGACAGGCAAATGAAACTAAGACTTTTACTGTAGATTGTGATGGAGATAATATTGCCGAAAGCTGGACTATGGCGGCTACAAGAGCGGGCTGCATTACATCGAAAACAAGGGTAAAGTACCCTGTATATGTAGAAGCGCGTTTTAAAATCGCAAATGCAGTTATGGCTTCTGATATTTGGATGCTTAGTCCAGATGACACCCAAGAAATCGATATCCTGGAAGCATACGGCGGAAAAGCAACTAGAAATGATTGGCTAGCACAACGTTTGCATTTAAGTCACCATGTATTTATTAGAAGTCCGTTTTTGGATTATCAGCCTACCGATGCCAGCACATGGTACACGGGAGCTACAAAAACCTATTGGACAGACAAATGGATTCGTCTTGGTGTGTACTGGGCTAGTCCAACTCGGTTAGAATACTACTTGGATGGTCAATTAGTCAAGGTAATGGACAATCTAGATACTGTGAACGGCAAAGACGGAATAGACCCATTAAACTATACCTCAACAGCTACTCCAAGAACTGCCGCTACACGCACGGGACTGGTAAAAGAAATGGATATCATTATTAATATGGAAGATCAAAACTGGAATGCCTGTAAAGGACGTACTCCTACTGATGAAGAAATTACAAATTTTGACAATCATAATTTCAATATCGATTGGATTCGAATTTACAAACCTGTGACCGATCCAAATTTAGGGAAACAAGATGCCAAGATTGAAGAAAAAAAATTGATGCTATTTCCAAATCCTTTTAAAGATTCTATTCAAGTAAAATCAGAAAAAAACATAAGCACTGTTCAAATTTACAGTTTGAGCGGAACTAAATTGTTGGTTGAAAAAATCAATAATACCAATGCTACTATTGCTACCAAAAACTTAAGCGCTGGAATGTATTTTGCACAAATCAATTGGGAAGATGGCACTACTGTTACTCAAAAAATTATTAAAGAATAAAATGAAATTCATCAATCTAACCCACCAAACACTCCTGACCCTAACTCTTTCACTTTTATTAAATAGCTGCTCGAGTACCACTAATCAAACATTAAAAACTCCTATAGCTGTTCATAACGAACCGGTAGAAATCCAATATACAGTAGAAGGAAAAACGGAACGGATAGTCCACCTGAAAGTAGATTCCAAAAATAACTATTCTAACTTATCCTTAGTTTGTGATAGCCAAATTTTGGTAGACAATATTGATATTCCGAACGCTGGTATTGTTACTGTAAACGCATTAGTCGATTTTAAAACAGAGGGAGAAAAGAAAATTAAAATACTCAAACAAGGTGGTGAGATCACCCTTTTGGATATAAAATTTAACGCTACAGACATTCCAGCTATCCCGCAATTTAAAGACATTTCGGATGAATCTGGATTAAAGACAGAATATACTTGGAAATACGGCGGTCCATCGGTGGGTGATTTGAATAATGATGGTTTGTATGATTTTGTTTTAAACAACCACGACAAAGTGCCTGCCAAACTTTTTTGGAATCTCGGAAACAACAAAGTTCAAGAACATTCCGAAATACTCAAGCAATGGGACATACACGGTTCTGCAGTCGGCGACTATGACAATGATGGCGATGTGGATATTATTATTGCACAAGGCGGTGGTAATGGAACTGACCCACAACCGCCTCATTTACTACGCAATGACAATGGAAAATTTACAGAAGTTTCGATCGAAGCCGGAATTACACACGGCTCACGCGGTAGAGCAGTTCGATGGATCGATATGGATTTGGATGGCGATTTGGATTTATTACTTATCAATGCCGAAGGAATTAATAGTAGTTCCGGAAGTCAACAAATTATATACACAAACATAGGAAATGGTCATTTCAAGATTGCACATAGTAAAGCAATTGAAGGTGCCAATGCCGAACGCGTTTTAGTGACGGATATTAATGGAGATCAAAAAGACGACTTAATTCTGTTTTCGCCTATATCGGTTTGGGTTGGCAATGGCGATTTAACCTTTACTGATGTTACCAAGCAATGGGTACCCGAAAATCTTCAAAAAACAGATTTGATTACCGGGGCATGCGAAATAGATATTGACAATGATGGAGACATGGATATTTATTTAAGTAGAGGAAAACCTAGCTACGAAATAGCCAATAAATCTTTGGATTACAACCCTATTACCAAACGTATGGATATGCGAGACGAAGGCAACAAAGGCATTACCAGCATCGACTTTGAGGCTCCGGGTCACATTACCTTATCGGGTATATTTTTATGGTATCGTATGTATAATGATGGATTTCCTTTGCACTTAGGCGCTTCCAAAAAAGAGATCCTGGACGTTCAGGAAAAGGACACCATAAAAGTAACCCCAGAAATGGCCAAAGGATGGCCGAATGAAAGAAAAGAAAATGGTTGGTATCTTGGTTATTTAGGCAACAACAAATGGCGATTGGAATCTGTTAGAAACGGCAATATCTATTGGGAAATTAGAATATCTATTGATGGAGTTCAATCTGTACATCCAGAATGGACACCGCAAAACAGAAATGTTCAGGATGTATTATTTAGAAACGACAATAATCATTTTACCGATGTTACCACCAAGTGGAATGTACCTTTGGGAGGAAATAATCAAGGGGTGGTTGCAGCCGATTTTAATAATGACAGTCATATTGATTTGTTCGTATATAGGTTTGGCTTTTTGAAATCGAGCGTGAGTGATTGGCTTTTGCTAAATAACGGAAAGGGGCAATTTGAAACTACAACGCTTCATAATGCTCATGACCCTAATGATCCTGGACATGGGGATATGGGGCAAGCTTTTGATTTTAACCTTGACGGAAATATCGATTTACTAAACGGAAGCGATAATTATGGAAAATGGTATCTGTATGACAATAGTTTGATCCAGAATAAAAACTATGTGCTAGTTCGCGTAAATTATTCCGATTTGCATCATATTGATCCGATGTCTGCTACTGTAACGGTCACTACACCCTCTAAAAGCTATACCAAAAGAGTAGGATCATCAGGAGAAGTATTTTCGCAAAGTTTATTGAATACCGTACATTTTGGTCTAGGTGATGACGAAACAATTAAAAGCATCACCGTTCGATGGAGAAATGGCGAGACTTATACTGCAAAAAATTTAAAGGTAAACCAAGTTTATACTACTCCGTGAATCATTTAACAACTAGATTAAAAAACACAATTATCCTAAAAATATAAATGATGTCTATAAAAAGAATAATGATACTATTGGCGTTTGCTAATTTACATTGGGTTCAATCTCAAACGATAACATCTGGTCCTCCAGAACCGCCCTTGGGGAAAAGATGGGTTCTAAATCCCGAGCTTTCAGATGAGTTTAACGGAACGCAAATTGATACAACCAAATGGTTTGATTACCATCCGCAATGGAAAGGCAGAGTTCCTGGCTTGTTTCTGGCTTCTCAGGTTTCCGTAAAAGATGGTTTTTTACAAATTAAAGGGGAAAAAATGAAAAAAGACACCCTTATCAAAAACGCCAACGGGGAAGAAAAATTTACTATCGCAGGCGGAGCGGTTGTCTCCAAAAAAACAGTGTTATTTGGGTACTATGAATCCCGAATTAAGGCTGCGGCTACCACTATGTCGGCTACTTTTTGGTTTTCTACCAATGGAAAAACGAAAAGTCTAAAAGAGTGTGACAAATACAGTTTAGAATGGGATATTCATGAATCTATTGGCAGAAATGGACCTTTTGAAGGCAGTTATTTTGCCAATGGAATGCATTCTAACTCTCATTATTGGTACACAGACTGCAATGGAGAGGTTCATGATTACCGCGCTCCTCAAGTTGTTTTTCAAAATGCGGAATTATCTTCTGAAAATTTTAATGTGTATGGTGGATGGTGGCGCGATGAACAAACAGCAAGTTATTACTACAATAATGGTGAACCAAAACATCAAAAATTTTATTCCGAAATAAACAAAAAACCGTTTGACAGACCAATGCACATGCGTCTGGTATCAGAAACCTACCCTTTTCCTTGGATTGAGTTGCCAAATGATGCTGAATTAGCAGATCCAACAAAAAATACCGTTTATTATGATTGGGTACGCGCTTATAAATTGGTAGAGGCTAATATGCCAATTCCGTCTTCTAACAACGAACCGGTTATCCCTCTTTTTAATGAACAAATTCTTTTTCACGTGGCTATTATAAACTTAGTTTCTAAAACAATTTTAAAAATCCCAATACAATATAAGGCCATTGAAGATCGTGAAATACTACTAAAACTATCCGATCCTGAAGGAAAACTAATTAAAGAAACTAAATTCATTGCCTACACTGGTTATGCTAATTTAGAATACGATATGAGAATAGATAAAAAACTTGAACCAAAATCTGGATATTCATTATTGGCTATAATTCGACCATTGAACACTAAAGATCCTGTTGATATTGATTCTAGTACATTGATTATTAATTTAAAAAGCAAATAATTAAACTATAAATTAAAATGACAAAAATAGTCACTTTCGGTGAAATTTTACTGCGTCTTTCAACGGAAAGACATTTAAGGTTCTCACAAGCAGAATCGTATAAAGCTACTTATGGCGGTGGAGAATTTAATGTTTCTGTATCTCTGGCAAATTATGGTCTGAATACAGAATATATTACACGATTACCAAATAATGAATTAGGTAATTGTGCACTAAAAGAGATGAGAAAACTTAATGTCGGCTGTCAGAATGTGCTCTTGGATGGTGATCGAATTGGGATTTATTTTCTAGAAACAGGAACTAGTACAAGAGCCAGTAATATTGTTTACGATCGCGAAAATAGTGGAATGTCAACTTTAAAAAAAGGAATGATTGACTGGAAAGAAATTCTAAAAGATGCCACTTGGTTTCACTGGAGTGGCATTACTCCTTCCCTATCTGAAAGTGCCGCTGAGGCTTGTGTTGAGGCTTTGGAAATTGCAAAAGATATGGGCTTAACAATTTCTTGTGATTTAAACTACAGATCAAAACTTTGGAAATATGGTAAACATCCAAAAGAAGTTATGCCTAAAATTCTGCAATATTGCAACGTAATTTTAGGAGATCTAGACACTGCAAATTTCATGCTGGGCCTACCACAAATGAATCCGGATTATCAAAATCAGGAATCACTGCCCGTGCTGTATGATACCATTTTTAAACTAATTCCGTCGTTAAAATTTATGGCAACCACATTGCGCTATTCTGTAAGTGCTTCTCATCAACGTATAGGAGGAATTTTATACGATGGAAATACAATTTATGATGCAGACGTTCAAGATGTAACTCCGGTTGTAGATCGTGTTGGAAGTGGTGATGCTTTTATGGGAGGCTTAATTTATGGATTAAATGAAGAACCACTAAACAAACAAAGAGCCCTTAATTTTGCTGTAGCAGCCTGCTGTCTGAAACATACTATTGCAGGCGACTATAACTTAGTAACACTTGAAGAAGTTGAAAAATTAATTGGAGGTGATTTTACAGGAAAAGTATCAAGATAATATAAATATGGCACAATATACCCGAATTGAAGTAGCTCAAGCGATGAAAAATACTGGAATGATTCCACTATTTTTCAGTAATGATATCGAATTAAGTAAGAATATTTTAAAAGCGTGTTATGATGGTGGTGCACGTTTGCTGGAATTTACAGCTCGTGGCGATTTTGCGCACGAAATTTTTGGCGAACTTACCAAGTATGCAATTAAAGAATTACCTGGAATGATAATGGGGGTTGGCTCCGTAACCGATGCTGCAGCTGCCTCGTTATACATGCAACTTGGCGCAAATTTTATTGTAACTCCAGTATTACGTGAGGATATTGTAATAGTTTGTAACCGACGCAAAGTTTTATGGTCTCCTGGGTGCGGAACACTTACAGAAATAACAAAAGCAGAAGAATTAGGTTGCGAAATCGTTAAACTTTTTCCGGGCGATATTTATGGACCTGAATTTATAAAAGGAATTAAAGGTCCACAACCTTGGACATCTATTATGCCAACTGGAGGAGTACATCCAACAGCTGAAAATCTGACTTCATGGTTTAACGCTGGAGTAACTTGTGTAGGAATGGGATCCCAATTAATAACTAAAGAGATTGTGGCAAATAAAGATTTTAAGGAATTAACTGAAAAAGTTAAAGAAGTTATTGAAATTATTTCGAAGTTAAAATAATTATATCTAAATATAAAAAGAGATTGTGATAAAATTATTTTATTCACAGTCTCTTTTCTACTTTATAACTCGTTTTATTTTTTTGAATATTCGCTTTTTTAGTTCCAATCTAGTCCGCTACAATAGTATCTAACTTTAAAATAGAGGTACTATCAAATAATTTCCATTTATCAATTTTAATTTTCTGCTTAATAGCTTTTGTACCTAATACATAAGCCTTGGCATTATTAACCGCATCTACGGACAATAAAGTATCTTCATTAAAGTACCAAACTGAAAAACTATTGGGCTTATCTTCTTTTCTAACCACGACCTCGGTATAGCCTTGTGACAGACCAACCATTTGTAATTTGAGATCGTACTGATCCGACCAAAACCATGGAATGGTGTCGTAAACCGAAGCACCTCCACATATTGCAGCAGCCGCGATTTTGGACTGATCTACGGCATTTTGAACCGATTCTAAACGGATAAAGCGGTTGTAATGCGGGTTAAAATGATACGTACAATCACCAATTGCATAAATATTGGCCTCACTGGTTTGCGCCTTTTCATTGACTATTATCCCATTTTCAATTTTGATTCCTGCTTGTTCTGCCAATTCTTTATTTACCAAAATACCTACACCCACAATAATCATATCCGCTGGATAACGAGAACCATCGGTACAAACCACTACGTTTGAAGCGTCATTATTTTCAATTGCGCTTACATTTTTAGCCGTAAGCACTTCTACCCCATTTTGATGATGCAACTCATGAAAAAAACTAGACATTTCTGGAGCAGTCACTCGTGCTAAAATTCGAGATTCACGTTCCAATACCACCACCTGAGCACCTAATTTTTTTAAGGAAGCAGCCGTTTCTAGTCCGATATAACCTCCACCAATCACAACAACACGTTTGGTAGCGCTCGCATTGATGCCCTTTTTGATAGAAGCAACGTGCGCAGCGGTACGCAAAGGAAATACATTTTGAGCAGTTGCTAATCCTTCAATTGGCGGTACAATTGGTCTTGCTCCCGTAGCCAAAACCAATTGATCATAAGACTGTTGCGTTCCGTCTTCCAAAGTAATGGTTTGCTCTTTTGCATGTATTGCGACCACCT
The sequence above is a segment of the Flavobacterium sp. genome. Coding sequences within it:
- a CDS encoding LacI family DNA-binding transcriptional regulator; translated protein: MKYITIKDIAKQLNTSVSTVSRAFNDKADINPETKALVLKTAKALGYRPNPIAKKLMQQRSFTIGIIVPEFINAFFPEVIIGVQEILFENGYQVLIAQSSECFETELKNIKTLEDSMVDGLIVSLSSESNNTDYYQNLIASGFPIVLFNRVNNQLNCSKVVFNDYKWAFFATEHLINQGCKNIVHLKGRDGVSLTNERLRGFLDAHQKYQLSYNKNQIVATGFTLADGQKAAQNIIDSGNIPDAIFGANDPVTIGAMQVFKKNGFSIPNDIAFVGFTDSQMATIIEPPLTSVSQPAREIGEEAAKILIEQIETKKGFQPKSITLNGQLNIRASSLKITSLK
- a CDS encoding T9SS type A sorting domain-containing protein, with the translated sequence MKLKLIVLLTLCMSPFLYSQDWNGIPVPANAGTGKIWKIQPQSDDFNYTYEASTNQATIGGKWTNFYHNTWDGPGPTKWRYENTTVSGGNLHVFATRQANETKTFTVDCDGDNIAESWTMAATRAGCITSKTRVKYPVYVEARFKIANAVMASDIWMLSPDDTQEIDILEAYGGKATRNDWLAQRLHLSHHVFIRSPFLDYQPTDASTWYTGATKTYWTDKWIRLGVYWASPTRLEYYLDGQLVKVMDNLDTVNGKDGIDPLNYTSTATPRTAATRTGLVKEMDIIINMEDQNWNACKGRTPTDEEITNFDNHNFNIDWIRIYKPVTDPNLGKQDAKIEEKKLMLFPNPFKDSIQVKSEKNISTVQIYSLSGTKLLVEKINNTNATIATKNLSAGMYFAQINWEDGTTVTQKIIKE
- a CDS encoding CRTAC1 family protein gives rise to the protein MVDNIDIPNAGIVTVNALVDFKTEGEKKIKILKQGGEITLLDIKFNATDIPAIPQFKDISDESGLKTEYTWKYGGPSVGDLNNDGLYDFVLNNHDKVPAKLFWNLGNNKVQEHSEILKQWDIHGSAVGDYDNDGDVDIIIAQGGGNGTDPQPPHLLRNDNGKFTEVSIEAGITHGSRGRAVRWIDMDLDGDLDLLLINAEGINSSSGSQQIIYTNIGNGHFKIAHSKAIEGANAERVLVTDINGDQKDDLILFSPISVWVGNGDLTFTDVTKQWVPENLQKTDLITGACEIDIDNDGDMDIYLSRGKPSYEIANKSLDYNPITKRMDMRDEGNKGITSIDFEAPGHITLSGIFLWYRMYNDGFPLHLGASKKEILDVQEKDTIKVTPEMAKGWPNERKENGWYLGYLGNNKWRLESVRNGNIYWEIRISIDGVQSVHPEWTPQNRNVQDVLFRNDNNHFTDVTTKWNVPLGGNNQGVVAADFNNDSHIDLFVYRFGFLKSSVSDWLLLNNGKGQFETTTLHNAHDPNDPGHGDMGQAFDFNLDGNIDLLNGSDNYGKWYLYDNSLIQNKNYVLVRVNYSDLHHIDPMSATVTVTTPSKSYTKRVGSSGEVFSQSLLNTVHFGLGDDETIKSITVRWRNGETYTAKNLKVNQVYTTP
- a CDS encoding beta-porphyranase D, translated to MMSIKRIMILLAFANLHWVQSQTITSGPPEPPLGKRWVLNPELSDEFNGTQIDTTKWFDYHPQWKGRVPGLFLASQVSVKDGFLQIKGEKMKKDTLIKNANGEEKFTIAGGAVVSKKTVLFGYYESRIKAAATTMSATFWFSTNGKTKSLKECDKYSLEWDIHESIGRNGPFEGSYFANGMHSNSHYWYTDCNGEVHDYRAPQVVFQNAELSSENFNVYGGWWRDEQTASYYYNNGEPKHQKFYSEINKKPFDRPMHMRLVSETYPFPWIELPNDAELADPTKNTVYYDWVRAYKLVEANMPIPSSNNEPVIPLFNEQILFHVAIINLVSKTILKIPIQYKAIEDREILLKLSDPEGKLIKETKFIAYTGYANLEYDMRIDKKLEPKSGYSLLAIIRPLNTKDPVDIDSSTLIINLKSK
- a CDS encoding sugar kinase, which produces MTKIVTFGEILLRLSTERHLRFSQAESYKATYGGGEFNVSVSLANYGLNTEYITRLPNNELGNCALKEMRKLNVGCQNVLLDGDRIGIYFLETGTSTRASNIVYDRENSGMSTLKKGMIDWKEILKDATWFHWSGITPSLSESAAEACVEALEIAKDMGLTISCDLNYRSKLWKYGKHPKEVMPKILQYCNVILGDLDTANFMLGLPQMNPDYQNQESLPVLYDTIFKLIPSLKFMATTLRYSVSASHQRIGGILYDGNTIYDADVQDVTPVVDRVGSGDAFMGGLIYGLNEEPLNKQRALNFAVAACCLKHTIAGDYNLVTLEEVEKLIGGDFTGKVSR
- a CDS encoding bifunctional 4-hydroxy-2-oxoglutarate aldolase/2-dehydro-3-deoxy-phosphogluconate aldolase → MAQYTRIEVAQAMKNTGMIPLFFSNDIELSKNILKACYDGGARLLEFTARGDFAHEIFGELTKYAIKELPGMIMGVGSVTDAAAASLYMQLGANFIVTPVLREDIVIVCNRRKVLWSPGCGTLTEITKAEELGCEIVKLFPGDIYGPEFIKGIKGPQPWTSIMPTGGVHPTAENLTSWFNAGVTCVGMGSQLITKEIVANKDFKELTEKVKEVIEIISKLK
- a CDS encoding FAD-dependent oxidoreductase, with the translated sequence MSETKKPICVIIGASHGGVNCATALRKEGWEGDILLFDADPVLPYHRPPLSKAYLTSDDGIDKNVLKSAESYQKEDITLNLGVKVVAIHAKEQTITLEDGTQQSYDQLVLATGARPIVPPIEGLATAQNVFPLRTAAHVASIKKGINASATKRVVVIGGGYIGLETAASLKKLGAQVVVLERESRILARVTAPEMSSFFHELHHQNGVEVLTAKNVSAIENNDASNVVVCTDGSRYPADMIIVGVGILVNKELAEQAGIKIENGIIVNEKAQTSEANIYAIGDCTYHFNPHYNRFIRLESVQNAVDQSKIAAAAICGGASVYDTIPWFWSDQYDLKLQMVGLSQGYTEVVVRKEDKPNSFSVWYFNEDTLLSVDAVNNAKAYVLGTKAIKQKIKIDKWKLFDSTSILKLDTIVAD